The Musa acuminata AAA Group cultivar baxijiao chromosome BXJ1-3, Cavendish_Baxijiao_AAA, whole genome shotgun sequence genome window below encodes:
- the LOC135638211 gene encoding mitogen-activated protein kinase kinase kinase 18-like, whose product MVNRQWRRGQTIGRGSTATVSLAAASPSGHLFAVKSAELSLSAHLQREQAILSSLHHPNIVSCLGFDVSAEAPCAPLSYNLFLEYAPLGSLSDCMMKHGGRLEEAAIRSYTGGMLRGLAYLHAKSFAHCDVKSQNVLIWPDGRAKIADLGCARSIAGDGDAGRPIAGTPMFMAPEVARGEEQGAPADVWALGCTVIEMATGRPPWPDVVDPVAALHRIGFTCDVPKRPTWLSDEAKDFLDKCLRRDARERWPAEQLLEHPFVAKPSTTSCLSESALDQEWISPKSTLEQVLWDSVADEEEEDEEMEVEERIHQLATSGFPTANWAQDDDWITVRISEEESTAVPVDGDEDNVGFGVNAHHSNAVATAEERELCTPVRYVDNEMCSLII is encoded by the coding sequence ATGGTCAATAGACAGTGGCGTCGCGGCCAGACCATCGGCCGCGGCTCGACCGCTACCGTCTCCCTTGCCGCCGCCTCCCCCTCAGGCCACCTCTTCGCCGTGAAGTCGGCCGAGCTCTCTCTCTCCGCCCACCTGCAAAGAGAGCAAGCCATCCTCTCCTCCCTCCACCACCCGAACATCGTGTCCTGCCTCGGCTTCGACGTCTCCGCCGAAGCCCCCTGCGCGCCGCTTTCCTACAACCTCTTCTTGGAGTACGCCCCCCTTGGTTCGCTCTCCGATTGCATGATGAAGCACGGCGGCCGCTTAGAAGAGGCTGCGATCCGTTCCTATACGGGCGGCATGCTCCGCGGCCTCGCTTACCTCCACGCGAAGTCCTTCGCGCATTGCGACGTCAAGAGCCAAAACGTCCTGATATGGCCGGACGGGCGCGCCAAGATAGCGGATCTCGGGTGCGCGCGCTCGATTGCGGGGGACGGCGACGCGGGGCGGCCGATCGCGGGCACGCCGATGTTCATGGCGCCGGAGGTGGCGCGAGGAGAGGAGCAGGGCGCGCCGGCCGACGTGTGGGCGCTCGGGTGCACCGTCATCGAAATGGCCACCGGGAGACCGCCGTGGCCTGATGTCGTCGATCCGGTCGCCGCCCTGCACCGTATCGGCTTCACATGTGACGTCCCGAAGCGCCCCACCTGGTTGTCGGACGAGGCCAAGGACTTCTTGGACAAGTGTTTGAGGAGGGACGCGAGAGAGCGGTGGCCGGCGGAGCAGTTACTGGAGCACCCGTTCGTGGCGAAGCCGAGTACAACTAGCTGCTTATCTGAGAGTGCTCTCGACCAGGAATGGATCTCCCCAAAGAGCACACTGGAGCAGGTCTTATGGGACTCTGTggcagacgaagaagaagaagacgaagagatGGAGGTGGAGGAGAGGATTCATCAACTGGCCACGTCCGGCTTTCCGACCGCCAACTGGGCACAGGATGACGATTGGATCACAGTAAGGATCAGCGAGGAGGAATCTACTGCTGTTCCAGTAGATGGTGATGAAGACAACGTTGGATTTGGTGTTAATGCTCATCACAGTAATGCTGTAGCGACGGCAGAGGAGAGAGAATTATGTACACCTGTTAGATATGTTGATAATGAAATGTGTTCTTTGATTATTTGA